The following coding sequences lie in one Cannabis sativa cultivar Pink pepper isolate KNU-18-1 chromosome 5, ASM2916894v1, whole genome shotgun sequence genomic window:
- the LOC115716914 gene encoding CASP-like protein 4A4, which translates to MEGEKDLSLPKSMAKGLPLTSAANNSSNFQTPSPFSISVASTGWSSRPTINHFSLFLRFLAFLFSFVSALSLVIHAPKKKIKGSSSPSSFGEYSELLYCFTITMVAFAYSVFQLFKGILEIADKGIIMSDMVSDYTSFIVDQLLVYLLVSSSSVAVPAIKNMESSSSLWKASIVSLGFSFATFLVIALSALFSGYKLCKRIIW; encoded by the exons ATGGAAGGAGAAAAAGACTTGAGTCTCCCTAAATCCATGGCCAAAGGCTTGCCTTTAACTTCGGCAGCCAACAACAGTTCTAATTTTCAAACACCATCTCCATTCTCTATCTCAGTAGCTTCTACTGGTTGGAGCTCAAGGCCTACAATCAACCACTTCAGCCTCTTCTTGAGGTTCTTGGCTTTTCTATTCTCTTTTGTCTCTGCTCTTTCACTTGTCATCCATGCACCAAAGAAGAAAATCAAAGGATCATCATCTCCTTCTAGCTTTGGGGAATATTCCGAATTACT gTACTGTTTCACAATAACGATGGTAGCTTTCGCATACTCAGTTTTCCAACTTTTCAAAGGCATTCTTGAGATTGCAGACAAGGGTATTATTATGTCAGACATGGTCTCTGATTACACTAGCTTCATTGTTGATCaa TTGTTGGTGTATCTTCTGGTTTCATCTTCATCAGTAGCAGTACCTGCCATTAAGAACATGGAATCATCTTCCTCTCTTTGGAAGGCCTCTATCGTCTCCCTCGGATTCTCTTTCGCCACTTTTCTAGTTATAGCCCTCTCTGCTCTCTTCTCTGGTTACAAGCTTTGTAAGAGAATAATCTGGTGA